The Hahella sp. HNIBRBA332 genome window below encodes:
- a CDS encoding type I restriction endonuclease subunit R, with product MSFNEAKLEQAIIQLLKEQGYRHYSGGSLARPATEVLLKEDLRNFLTIRYEGDDITPGEVESIIQQLEKLPAADLYDSNKTIHKRVADGFLLKREDRSRKDLYIQLIDYAGLPEQRIPSSDEVETLGVDNQSSVYDSNIYRLVSQLEIEGKEKRIPDAILYINGLPLVVFEFKSAIREEATIYDAYKQLTIRYARDIPELMKYNALCVISDGVNTRMGSLFAPYDFYYTWRKVTGNEPIEQDGINALHTMIQGLFDKTRLREVIRHFIHFPDVSKSETKIVCRYPQYYAATKLYANILKHRKPEGDGKGGTYFGATGCGKSFTMLFLARLLMKSVAFESPTIVLITDRTDLDDQLSAQFTNAKEYIGDSTIINVESREHLRELLKGRNSGGVFLTTIQKFTEDTERLTDRTNVICISDEAHRSQINLDQKLRVTEKGVKRTYGFAKYLHDSLPNATYVGFTGTPIDATLDVFGEVVDSYTMTESVKDEITVRIVYEGRAAKVVLDNDKLREIEEYYAQCAEDGSNDYQIEESKKASANMRLILGDPDRLKALAIDFVHHYEKRIEEGASVKGKALFVCSSRDIAYQFWQEVTDLRPEWNKELVCEAGASLSEQERKEIKPIERIKMIMTRSKDDVKALYAMLGSQDYRKELDRQFKNPKSNFKIAIVVDMWLTGFDVPFLDTIYIDKPIQRHNLIQTISRVNRKYEGKEKGLVVDYIGIKKQMNLALALYNKADQQNFEEIQQSVVVVKDHLDLLSKLFHKFDTQPYFAGSPLEQLNCLNMAAEFIQITDKIEKRFMALVKRLKAAYDICSGSEAINQKERDWIHFYLAVRSIVFKLTRGTAPDITQMNARVREMIAEALKADGVEEVFRLGDENAGEMDIFNDDYLAKIEKIKLPNTKIKLLQKLLERAIEDFKRVNKTKGVDFAEKFRRLVDHYNERKEDDVLVSNVLEDFSDEIIDLIQALKKEKASFADLGIDLEEKAFYDILKKLALKYDFSYPEDKMLALSSAVKDVVDDKTQYTDWNQREDIKAELKVALILVLAKHGYPPIAHDEVYKEIFEQAENFRKYHKNTLKTYTYNGHLFFDTEDFDIAQNAFEKYKAFVWSCGMALSDEGEFYQGSWIRKGIKLIQRAYNSEEAQQTLMKAQKAIELANIEKVQSEVNKNNSEAAAALINSLKDVSQAATLIGSLVIIKLTINGESQVISQLLTTEQLLVLEKNPTLLNQPAKLLEQLKKPD from the coding sequence ATGAGTTTTAATGAAGCCAAGCTGGAACAGGCCATCATTCAATTACTGAAAGAACAAGGCTATCGGCATTACTCAGGCGGTAGCCTGGCCAGACCCGCCACTGAAGTTCTGTTGAAAGAGGACCTGCGGAATTTCCTGACGATCCGGTACGAAGGCGACGACATTACCCCCGGAGAAGTGGAATCCATCATTCAGCAGCTGGAAAAATTACCGGCGGCGGACCTCTACGACAGTAATAAAACTATTCACAAACGCGTCGCGGATGGCTTTCTCCTGAAGCGGGAAGACCGCAGTAGAAAAGATCTTTATATCCAACTGATCGACTACGCGGGTCTACCTGAACAACGAATCCCCTCTTCCGACGAAGTAGAAACCCTGGGCGTTGATAATCAGTCCTCTGTTTACGACAGCAATATTTACCGGCTCGTCAGCCAACTGGAAATTGAAGGCAAGGAAAAGCGGATTCCCGACGCCATTCTCTATATCAACGGCCTGCCATTAGTGGTCTTTGAATTTAAAAGCGCCATACGGGAAGAAGCTACTATCTACGACGCTTACAAGCAGCTCACTATCCGCTATGCCCGCGATATTCCCGAGTTGATGAAGTATAACGCTTTGTGCGTTATCAGCGATGGCGTCAACACTCGTATGGGGTCGCTGTTCGCCCCTTACGACTTTTACTACACCTGGCGCAAGGTGACGGGTAATGAACCCATTGAGCAGGACGGTATTAACGCCCTGCATACCATGATTCAGGGGCTATTCGATAAAACCCGCCTGCGCGAGGTCATTCGCCACTTTATCCATTTCCCGGATGTCTCCAAAAGCGAGACTAAGATCGTTTGCCGCTATCCACAGTATTACGCGGCGACAAAGCTCTATGCGAACATACTCAAACATCGCAAGCCGGAAGGCGATGGTAAGGGCGGCACTTATTTTGGCGCCACAGGCTGCGGCAAAAGCTTCACCATGCTGTTTTTGGCCCGTCTGTTAATGAAAAGCGTGGCCTTTGAAAGCCCCACCATTGTGTTGATTACCGACCGCACAGACCTGGACGACCAACTTTCCGCCCAGTTCACTAACGCCAAGGAATACATTGGCGATAGCACTATTATTAACGTGGAAAGTCGCGAGCATCTGCGAGAACTGCTTAAGGGACGCAACAGCGGCGGCGTTTTCCTGACCACTATTCAGAAGTTTACTGAGGATACAGAGCGGCTTACGGATCGCACCAACGTGATCTGCATTTCCGATGAAGCGCATCGAAGCCAGATTAATCTGGATCAAAAATTAAGGGTCACTGAAAAAGGAGTCAAACGCACCTACGGCTTCGCCAAGTATCTGCATGACTCTCTCCCCAACGCCACCTACGTCGGCTTTACCGGTACGCCTATCGACGCGACCCTGGATGTATTCGGCGAGGTGGTGGACAGCTACACCATGACCGAATCCGTCAAAGATGAGATCACTGTCCGCATTGTGTACGAGGGCCGCGCAGCCAAGGTTGTATTGGACAACGATAAACTGAGAGAGATTGAAGAGTATTACGCTCAGTGCGCTGAAGATGGAAGCAACGACTATCAAATTGAAGAGAGCAAAAAAGCCAGCGCCAATATGCGTCTGATCCTAGGCGATCCTGATCGCCTGAAAGCGCTGGCTATCGACTTTGTTCACCATTACGAGAAGCGTATTGAGGAAGGCGCCAGCGTAAAAGGCAAAGCGCTGTTTGTATGCAGCAGCCGCGACATCGCTTATCAGTTCTGGCAAGAAGTCACCGACTTACGTCCAGAATGGAACAAGGAATTAGTCTGCGAGGCCGGAGCGAGCCTTTCCGAGCAAGAGCGGAAAGAGATCAAGCCCATCGAGCGGATCAAGATGATCATGACCCGCAGCAAAGACGACGTTAAAGCTCTCTATGCAATGCTGGGCTCACAGGACTACCGTAAAGAGCTGGACCGACAGTTTAAAAACCCAAAGTCCAACTTCAAAATCGCCATTGTCGTGGATATGTGGCTCACCGGTTTTGATGTCCCCTTTCTGGACACTATCTACATCGACAAACCTATCCAGCGCCATAACCTGATCCAGACCATCTCACGGGTTAATCGCAAGTATGAGGGCAAAGAAAAAGGCCTGGTAGTGGATTACATCGGCATCAAAAAGCAGATGAATCTGGCGCTGGCGCTCTATAACAAAGCCGACCAGCAGAATTTTGAGGAGATTCAGCAATCGGTGGTGGTGGTGAAAGATCATCTCGACCTGCTAAGCAAACTCTTCCACAAATTCGATACCCAGCCCTATTTTGCGGGAAGCCCTCTTGAACAGCTCAACTGTTTGAATATGGCGGCTGAGTTTATTCAGATTACGGACAAAATTGAAAAACGTTTTATGGCCCTGGTGAAGCGCCTAAAAGCCGCCTACGACATCTGTAGCGGCTCCGAAGCGATTAATCAGAAGGAAAGGGACTGGATACACTTCTATTTGGCTGTGCGCTCTATTGTCTTTAAGTTGACCCGCGGAACCGCACCGGACATCACCCAAATGAACGCCCGCGTACGCGAGATGATTGCAGAGGCGCTAAAAGCGGACGGTGTGGAGGAAGTCTTCAGATTGGGTGATGAAAACGCCGGCGAAATGGACATTTTTAATGATGACTATTTAGCCAAAATAGAAAAGATCAAACTGCCGAACACCAAAATCAAACTCCTGCAAAAGCTTTTGGAGCGGGCGATTGAAGACTTCAAAAGAGTCAATAAAACCAAGGGCGTCGACTTTGCCGAGAAGTTCCGGAGACTGGTTGATCACTACAACGAGCGCAAGGAAGATGACGTCCTGGTAAGCAATGTGCTGGAAGACTTTTCCGACGAAATCATCGATCTGATTCAAGCCCTCAAAAAAGAGAAGGCCTCCTTCGCCGACTTGGGCATTGATCTTGAAGAAAAAGCCTTCTATGACATTCTGAAAAAGCTGGCCCTTAAATATGATTTTTCATACCCGGAAGACAAGATGCTGGCGCTGTCATCCGCGGTGAAAGATGTGGTGGACGATAAGACCCAATACACCGACTGGAACCAACGCGAAGATATCAAGGCGGAGTTGAAGGTGGCGTTGATTCTGGTGCTCGCCAAGCATGGCTACCCTCCCATTGCTCACGATGAGGTGTATAAGGAAATTTTTGAGCAGGCGGAGAATTTTAGAAAGTATCACAAGAATACTCTGAAAACTTATACCTATAACGGCCACCTGTTCTTCGATACCGAGGATTTTGATATCGCCCAAAACGCCTTTGAAAAATACAAAGCGTTTGTTTGGTCCTGCGGCATGGCGCTGTCTGATGAAGGCGAGTTTTATCAAGGTTCATGGATACGCAAAGGCATCAAACTTATTCAGAGAGCCTACAACTCTGAGGAAGCCCAGCAAACCTTGATGAAAGCGCAAAAGGCTATAGAACTAGCCAACATAGAAAAAGTGCAATCCGAGGTGAATAAAAATAACTCAGAAGCTGCCGCAGCGTTAATCAACTCACTGAAAGACGTCTCGCAAGCAGCGACTCTGATAGGCTCGCTCGTTATTATCAAGCTCACAATAAACGGAGAATCACAGGTGATTTCACAATTACTGACCACAGAGCAACTACTGGTGCTGGAAAAGAACCCCACTCTGTTGAATCAGCCCGCGAAACTGCTTGAGCAACTGAAGAAACCGGATTAA
- a CDS encoding restriction endonuclease subunit S, translating to MVSDWKHIPLGELITLQRGHDLPSQDRRRGNIPVMGSSGLTGHHDTPRCIGPGVVIGRSGNSMGVVSYCEVDYWPLNTALYITDFKGNDPRYIYYLLSLIKFDQFNSGSAQKSLNRNAVYPFRVWATTNVKTQRRIGQVLEAFEQQIELNRQINTTLESMAQALFKSWFVDFDPVIDNALAAGHPIPEELQAKAQRRAALGDQRQPLPAEIQKLFPSSFVFNEELGWVPEGWEVIPISRALSINPRVTIKKGKTAKYADMKALPTSGYIIEDIIEKAFSGGAKFENNDVLLARITPCLENGKTGIVDFLDEGEAGFGSTEFIVLRESIPFKMPFIAALARHEPFRQHCILNMIGSSGRQRVQNACFDSYYLVAPREDQILMIFDKQCEPYFKKMSIMARESSNLGKLRDTLLPKLLSGQLQIPYAEAAAENTLETL from the coding sequence ATGGTGAGTGACTGGAAACATATCCCTTTGGGTGAACTAATTACCCTACAAAGGGGGCATGACCTTCCATCCCAGGATAGAAGGAGAGGGAATATTCCTGTCATGGGGTCTTCAGGACTTACAGGACATCATGACACCCCAAGGTGTATCGGGCCAGGAGTAGTAATCGGTAGAAGTGGCAATTCCATGGGGGTCGTAAGTTATTGCGAAGTAGATTATTGGCCACTAAATACTGCATTGTATATAACTGATTTCAAGGGGAATGACCCGCGCTATATATATTACTTACTCTCACTTATAAAGTTTGATCAATTCAATTCTGGAAGTGCTCAGAAGTCCTTGAATAGAAATGCTGTTTATCCCTTTAGAGTATGGGCCACTACAAATGTAAAAACACAGCGGAGAATTGGACAAGTATTAGAAGCCTTTGAACAACAAATCGAACTAAACCGCCAAATCAACACCACCCTGGAATCCATGGCCCAGGCGTTGTTTAAAAGCTGGTTTGTGGATTTTGATCCGGTCATCGACAACGCCCTCGCCGCCGGCCATCCCATCCCCGAGGAACTGCAAGCCAAAGCCCAACGTCGCGCAGCCCTTGGCGACCAGCGCCAGCCGCTGCCGGCGGAGATTCAGAAACTCTTTCCCAGCAGTTTTGTGTTTAATGAGGAGTTGGGGTGGGTGCCGGAGGGGTGGGAAGTTATCCCCATAAGTAGGGCTCTATCTATCAACCCAAGGGTTACTATTAAAAAAGGAAAAACTGCTAAGTACGCCGATATGAAAGCGCTACCTACCTCGGGTTACATTATTGAGGATATTATCGAAAAAGCGTTTTCAGGAGGCGCAAAATTTGAGAATAACGACGTGTTATTAGCAAGGATTACTCCCTGCTTGGAAAATGGGAAAACAGGCATTGTTGATTTCTTAGATGAGGGAGAGGCTGGCTTTGGTTCAACTGAGTTTATCGTGTTGAGAGAAAGTATCCCCTTTAAAATGCCATTCATTGCTGCATTGGCACGGCATGAACCATTTCGGCAACATTGCATTTTAAATATGATTGGTTCTTCAGGCCGCCAAAGAGTACAAAATGCATGTTTCGATAGCTATTACCTAGTTGCACCTAGAGAAGATCAAATACTTATGATATTTGATAAGCAATGTGAGCCTTACTTTAAGAAAATGTCGATTATGGCTAGAGAAAGTAGCAACCTAGGCAAACTAAGAGACACTCTACTCCCAAAACTCCTCTCCGGCCAACTCCAAATCCCCTACGCAGAAGCCGCTGCCGAGAACACCCTGGAGACGTTATGA